From the genome of Puniceicoccales bacterium, one region includes:
- a CDS encoding glycosyltransferase family 4 protein, with protein sequence MSVGVGLTRNDGGLTTSVNHFTAALGGLVVVFSRENSFDRSQLIAKEIYQVRTNDNFFGRAFAQVARTRLAEVEEYVANRAKIITCHCLYRFHCHFVYRVFQNYGIPYNIVLHGALDKVVRAHRGMRKSLWLNIFGKQFLANARHVICATRTERTNANKFFQDANYTDLYWPTEFFESKWAMLRRKRQKIRASYGIEKGHRVILCLGRLNRVKNPIDVIKSLAGLPLKVVLFLVGPEDDISINQCKAIAKKCGVKVRCTGFADLEMKEEIFAMADYYISLSRHENFNYSLVEALARGIPAMVSKGNDIYQDLAGERFCRLVSKPEDVHSVLQELVSMSSYETKSLSKSASEWVQRNMQFCDFKNKLVKLYQ encoded by the coding sequence GTGTCTGTTGGTGTAGGTCTTACGCGCAATGATGGTGGATTGACCACAAGCGTGAATCATTTTACCGCAGCGCTAGGTGGTTTGGTTGTAGTGTTTTCCAGAGAAAATTCCTTTGATAGGTCCCAATTGATAGCCAAAGAGATTTATCAGGTCAGGACGAATGACAACTTCTTTGGCAGGGCATTTGCCCAGGTGGCTAGAACCAGGTTGGCAGAAGTCGAGGAGTATGTTGCAAACAGGGCAAAAATTATCACCTGCCACTGTCTGTATAGGTTTCATTGTCATTTTGTTTATAGGGTGTTCCAGAACTATGGGATACCCTACAATATAGTGTTGCATGGGGCCTTGGATAAAGTTGTCAGGGCCCATAGAGGTATGCGTAAGAGTCTGTGGCTCAATATATTTGGTAAGCAATTTCTGGCCAACGCAAGGCATGTGATCTGCGCGACCAGGACCGAAAGGACCAATGCCAATAAATTTTTTCAGGATGCGAATTACACGGATTTGTACTGGCCAACGGAGTTTTTTGAAAGTAAATGGGCGATGTTGCGCAGAAAAAGGCAAAAAATTCGGGCTAGCTATGGGATCGAGAAAGGCCATAGGGTTATATTGTGCCTTGGTCGGCTAAATAGGGTCAAAAACCCCATTGATGTTATAAAATCTCTGGCCGGGCTTCCCCTGAAAGTTGTTTTGTTTCTTGTTGGACCAGAGGATGATATATCGATTAACCAGTGTAAGGCCATCGCCAAAAAGTGCGGTGTTAAAGTCCGGTGTACCGGCTTTGCGGACCTGGAGATGAAAGAGGAGATATTTGCGATGGCAGATTATTATATTTCGCTGTCTCGGCATGAAAACTTCAACTATTCTCTGGTCGAGGCTCTTGCAAGGGGCATTCCGGCGATGGTATCAAAGGGGAATGATATCTACCAGGACCTGGCCGGTGAGCGATTTTGTCGTCTTGTTTCCAAGCCTGAGGATGTGCATTCTGTTCTGCAAGAACTTGTAAGTATGAGTAGTTACGAAACCAAGTCCCTGTCAAAATCCGCCAGCGAATGGGTTCAACGCAATATGCAGTTTTGTGATTTTAAGAACAAATTGGTAAAATTATATCAATAA
- the metG gene encoding methionine--tRNA ligase, producing MYQASLSNPLFMKKFYITTAIDYANGKPHLGHAYEKVLADVIARTHRLLGDDVHFLTGLDEHGQKVQQTAEKNGMTPQELCDATAIDFRSMCRELSVLYNDYVRTTQPRHKVIVSEILQKLFDAGEIYKAEYNGYYSTVTEQFLHEKDKVDGVWPKDVFGDVIEMSESNYFFRLARHKKWLIGYINNHPDFIFPRFRAKQVLEFLSDEVNDLCISRPKSRLSWGISLPFDDQYVTYVWFDALINYISVVGYGTKDFERYWPVDYHIIGKDILVPAHAVYWPIMLHALDIPMPKTLLAHGWWTCSGSKMSKSIGNVINPMEYAKIYGPDPVRYFLIREMKVGQDSDFSHDLFISRYENDLGNDLGNLVSRILNMVSRYCGGVCPEYDQAQGHDDGMALFWEASRNKFIDQCRELQFHSAIEDVFEFIRATNRYIETRAPWKLAKSSADGDRVALLSTLAVAAECVRIAASALYPIMPTLADKIFHLFGLTQEKFQWNSALLFGNSLAGNRFSESAILFPRIDLQEKA from the coding sequence ATTTACCAGGCATCACTATCTAACCCATTATTTATGAAGAAATTTTATATAACTACCGCCATAGATTACGCCAATGGAAAGCCCCATTTGGGCCATGCCTACGAAAAAGTTTTGGCCGATGTGATAGCACGAACCCATAGGCTATTGGGAGATGATGTGCATTTTTTGACCGGATTGGATGAGCATGGTCAGAAAGTCCAACAAACCGCCGAGAAGAATGGCATGACTCCTCAGGAACTATGCGATGCAACGGCCATAGACTTCAGGTCGATGTGCCGAGAGCTATCGGTGCTGTATAACGACTATGTTCGCACTACCCAACCACGACACAAGGTCATTGTCAGTGAAATATTGCAAAAATTATTCGATGCCGGTGAGATATACAAAGCTGAATATAATGGCTATTACAGCACCGTAACCGAACAGTTTCTACACGAAAAAGATAAGGTCGATGGCGTTTGGCCAAAGGATGTGTTCGGTGATGTGATTGAGATGAGCGAGTCCAATTATTTTTTCAGGCTAGCTAGGCACAAAAAGTGGCTGATAGGCTACATAAATAATCATCCCGATTTTATTTTTCCCAGGTTCAGGGCCAAGCAAGTCCTCGAGTTTCTTTCGGACGAGGTAAACGATCTATGTATTTCTCGACCCAAAAGCAGGTTATCCTGGGGCATTTCCTTGCCCTTCGATGACCAATACGTGACCTATGTATGGTTTGATGCGTTGATAAACTACATTTCGGTAGTTGGTTACGGCACAAAGGACTTTGAAAGATACTGGCCCGTGGACTATCATATAATAGGCAAAGATATCCTTGTCCCGGCCCATGCCGTATACTGGCCAATAATGTTGCATGCACTGGATATTCCTATGCCTAAAACACTTTTAGCACACGGCTGGTGGACCTGCTCCGGGTCAAAGATGTCAAAAAGCATCGGAAATGTGATAAACCCAATGGAATACGCGAAAATATATGGACCGGATCCGGTTCGCTATTTTCTTATCCGCGAGATGAAAGTCGGTCAAGATAGCGATTTTTCTCATGATTTATTCATTTCCAGATACGAAAACGATCTGGGCAATGACCTGGGGAATCTGGTCAGCAGGATACTGAACATGGTTTCGCGTTACTGCGGTGGTGTGTGCCCGGAATATGATCAAGCCCAAGGACATGATGATGGCATGGCGTTGTTCTGGGAAGCCAGCCGGAATAAATTCATAGATCAATGCAGGGAACTGCAGTTTCATTCGGCCATAGAGGACGTGTTTGAGTTTATAAGAGCGACAAATCGATATATAGAAACCAGAGCACCCTGGAAGCTAGCAAAGTCCTCTGCCGACGGTGACAGAGTGGCGTTATTGTCGACGTTAGCCGTTGCAGCAGAATGTGTTAGAATCGCAGCTTCGGCTCTATATCCGATAATGCCGACCCTGGCCGATAAAATATTTCACCTGTTTGGTCTAACCCAGGAAAAATTCCAATGGAACAGTGCCTTACTGTTTGGTAATTCGTTGGCAGGCAATCGGTTTTCCGAAAGTGCCATACTATTTCCACGGATAGATCTACAGGAAAAAGCCTAG
- a CDS encoding GNAT family N-acetyltransferase, which yields MGTFDGLKKAPMLFSGDIRLRALSHNDIDDITTYFSDRETVFLLTYTPYPYTRDMAVFWINHIDNRMVCGESFYWAIDLANVFIGTIGLTLFKDHDKAEIHYWIGKPYWGNGYCTSAVLLVIDYCFKVMKLHRLDVNHMTRNVGSRRVIEKCGFIFEGEAVDYVKRFGKYENVRFYRMLAKDS from the coding sequence ATGGGGACTTTCGATGGGCTGAAAAAAGCGCCTATGCTTTTTTCTGGAGATATCCGGTTAAGAGCGTTGTCACACAATGACATCGATGACATCACTACCTATTTTAGCGACAGGGAAACCGTTTTTCTACTAACCTATACGCCCTATCCCTACACGCGGGACATGGCAGTGTTTTGGATCAATCACATAGATAACAGGATGGTGTGCGGTGAATCCTTTTACTGGGCCATAGATCTGGCCAATGTTTTCATCGGCACCATTGGTCTGACTCTGTTCAAGGATCATGACAAGGCTGAAATCCATTATTGGATCGGTAAGCCATACTGGGGCAATGGTTACTGTACTTCGGCCGTGCTCCTTGTAATCGATTATTGTTTCAAAGTTATGAAACTGCATCGGCTCGATGTGAACCATATGACGCGTAACGTCGGCTCACGGCGCGTGATAGAAAAATGCGGATTTATCTTTGAGGGTGAAGCTGTGGATTATGTTAAAAGGTTCGGAAAATACGAAAACGTAAGGTTCTACAGAATGCTTGCAAAAGATTCCTAA
- a CDS encoding type III secretion system chaperone — MGDLIKFKRMVGHLAEQLKLEGLEPDEEGSCYLAFDEDLMMKCSILHDSNQIEMVSYVGMLSKDSPAVLMEMLKCNHFWSDTAGANLGLSTDDNTVMLSHRIDMDFVDEDRFYKIVENFVNAMDHWKVKFPELYTVSEHDVSQGVTTQGSLTTTGDSAFMMGV, encoded by the coding sequence ATGGGTGATTTAATTAAATTCAAGAGGATGGTGGGCCATTTGGCGGAGCAATTGAAATTAGAGGGCTTGGAACCAGATGAGGAAGGCTCATGCTATCTTGCGTTCGACGAAGATTTGATGATGAAGTGTTCCATTTTGCATGATTCGAATCAGATAGAGATGGTTTCCTACGTCGGCATGCTATCTAAAGATAGCCCGGCTGTGCTAATGGAGATGTTGAAATGCAATCACTTCTGGAGCGATACGGCCGGCGCAAATCTGGGACTGTCGACGGATGATAATACGGTAATGCTGAGCCATCGCATAGATATGGATTTTGTGGACGAAGACAGGTTTTACAAGATTGTTGAAAATTTTGTAAATGCCATGGATCACTGGAAGGTAAAATTTCCTGAACTGTATACTGTTTCTGAACATGATGTTTCTCAAGGAGTTACAACTCAAGGAAGTCTAACCACAACCGGGGATTCCGCCTTCATGATGGGAGTGTGA
- a CDS encoding UDP-N-acetylglucosamine diphosphorylase, which translates to MKAKDFFQFPENFGHFREYFSLDQAPWEWLVMIKIALEEKNLANQPLGVYGGVSLGRNVYIHPSVRLPHFATLGDNVFIDEGTELRPGAYIRDNVILGRGCVIGNSCELKNSILMDYVQIPHFNYVGDSIIGNYCHLGAGAVLANLRLDKKCVNVLEKSTGLRKFGAILGDHAQVGCNSVLNPGSILHKNAMVSASMAFSGVLARNKLAFVDRTGLLVIRDIKNDD; encoded by the coding sequence ATGAAAGCGAAAGATTTTTTCCAATTTCCAGAAAATTTTGGACATTTCAGAGAATATTTTTCCCTGGATCAGGCCCCCTGGGAATGGCTCGTGATGATAAAGATTGCCTTGGAGGAGAAGAACTTAGCAAATCAGCCCTTGGGAGTTTACGGTGGAGTTTCACTGGGCCGTAATGTCTATATCCATCCCAGCGTCAGGTTGCCACATTTCGCGACCCTGGGTGACAATGTGTTCATAGATGAGGGGACCGAGCTGAGACCTGGGGCGTACATAAGAGACAATGTAATCCTGGGCCGCGGATGTGTGATCGGTAACTCTTGTGAGCTAAAGAATTCTATATTAATGGATTATGTGCAGATCCCACATTTTAATTATGTCGGCGATTCGATCATTGGGAATTATTGCCATCTGGGAGCCGGCGCGGTTTTGGCCAATCTTCGCCTGGATAAAAAGTGCGTAAATGTTTTGGAAAAGAGCACCGGCCTCAGGAAATTCGGCGCCATTCTCGGTGATCATGCCCAGGTCGGTTGCAATTCTGTCCTGAATCCAGGATCGATATTGCACAAAAACGCAATGGTATCGGCTTCCATGGCGTTCTCAGGCGTCCTTGCCCGCAATAAGTTAGCGTTTGTCGACAGGACCGGCCTATTGGTAATAAGGGACATAAAAAATGATGATTGA
- a CDS encoding FtsQ-type POTRA domain-containing protein: MRGPSKKSSYLKRSLRKLILWLLLILTLSGLGYVAYVLLAERYPNIRKAIFSQPVKKIDFLSDGVLSAHWASAVVSVKKDVDIMDVNILEIRDKLKLFRQIKYVEVKRAFPDTIRINVKERRPILRVLVQKKDSGKITKDQMFVDSEGVVFHALGYSKEMIARLPYLDCAMIRKAKHSDQYECTNGIDGIATLMSMAEKDYPNIYSQFEVVSCDKIDKKRAVPWQRIKIRCSFANEVIFSDNDLKEQLKKLDFVLSDPKVSNRLPLLKLDFTLGKEVVVKFKDNYGVR; this comes from the coding sequence GTGCGTGGGCCTAGTAAAAAATCCAGTTATTTGAAGCGCAGTCTTAGAAAATTGATTCTGTGGCTGCTGCTTATTCTGACTCTTAGCGGATTGGGTTATGTGGCCTATGTCCTTCTGGCAGAACGCTATCCAAACATTAGAAAGGCCATATTTAGCCAGCCGGTCAAAAAAATTGATTTCCTATCGGATGGCGTTCTGTCAGCCCACTGGGCAAGCGCTGTGGTTTCTGTGAAAAAAGATGTGGATATCATGGATGTAAATATCCTGGAGATTAGAGATAAGTTGAAGCTATTCAGGCAGATAAAATACGTAGAAGTAAAAAGAGCATTTCCAGATACGATAAGAATTAATGTCAAGGAGCGTAGACCAATTCTGCGCGTGCTGGTCCAAAAAAAGGACAGTGGTAAGATTACAAAAGACCAAATGTTTGTTGATTCAGAAGGTGTTGTGTTTCATGCCCTGGGATATTCAAAGGAAATGATAGCCAGGTTGCCCTATCTTGACTGTGCCATGATTAGGAAAGCCAAGCACTCTGACCAGTATGAATGTACAAATGGGATCGATGGCATTGCAACACTTATGTCCATGGCCGAAAAGGACTATCCGAACATATATTCGCAGTTTGAAGTCGTTTCCTGCGATAAGATTGATAAAAAGCGGGCAGTCCCCTGGCAGAGGATAAAAATACGCTGCAGCTTTGCCAACGAGGTGATTTTTAGTGATAACGACCTGAAAGAACAGCTGAAAAAGCTCGATTTTGTTCTTTCCGATCCGAAGGTCAGCAACAGACTTCCGCTGCTCAAACTTGATTTCACTCTTGGTAAGGAAGTTGTCGTCAAATTCAAAGATAATTATGGTGTCAGATAA
- a CDS encoding D-alanine--D-alanine ligase, translating to MRKCDRIAVLCGGYSSSEREVSLRGGQAVYLALKTVLDVIKIQLDVDEIPDELDSNGDVIFPVLHGEFGEDGQLQRLLEERGFNFAGSDSYSSALCMNKLRTKSVAIESGINTPKSIGLEPREYKYDELADVFLAKPFVVKPVGKGSSVGVHKIFSENDWLACCDEILKDHWFAEEHIDGRELTVPILGHKALPIIEITPKDGFYDYEHKYTDGMTNYTVPARLDGYLASLAVQWAEKIYANCGCRDFGRVDFILSSDGVLNLLEVNTIPGMTTTSLLPKSAACKGLSFTETCIEMITPALDRAGISLKMLSKR from the coding sequence ATGAGAAAATGTGATAGAATAGCCGTATTATGTGGTGGTTACAGCTCATCCGAGCGCGAAGTTTCGCTGAGAGGCGGCCAGGCTGTATATCTAGCCTTGAAAACGGTTCTTGATGTCATAAAGATACAGTTGGATGTGGACGAAATCCCCGATGAATTGGATTCAAATGGTGATGTGATTTTCCCGGTTTTGCACGGTGAATTTGGTGAGGATGGCCAGCTGCAGCGCCTGCTGGAGGAAAGAGGATTTAATTTTGCTGGCAGCGACTCTTACTCTAGTGCGTTGTGTATGAATAAGTTACGGACGAAGTCTGTGGCCATAGAGTCCGGCATCAATACGCCGAAATCCATTGGGCTTGAACCCAGGGAGTATAAATATGATGAGCTCGCTGATGTTTTTTTGGCCAAGCCATTTGTTGTAAAACCGGTGGGGAAAGGTAGTAGTGTAGGAGTCCACAAGATCTTCTCAGAGAACGATTGGCTGGCATGTTGTGATGAAATTTTAAAAGACCACTGGTTTGCCGAGGAGCACATCGATGGTCGTGAGTTAACGGTGCCGATTCTTGGCCATAAGGCTTTGCCTATAATAGAGATAACGCCGAAGGATGGATTTTACGACTATGAGCACAAGTACACGGATGGAATGACCAATTATACCGTGCCAGCTAGATTGGATGGTTACCTGGCGAGCCTGGCCGTTCAGTGGGCCGAAAAAATCTATGCCAATTGTGGTTGCAGAGACTTCGGCAGGGTTGATTTTATACTTTCCAGTGACGGCGTGCTCAACCTTCTTGAGGTCAATACAATTCCTGGCATGACAACCACAAGTTTGCTTCCTAAGAGCGCTGCTTGCAAGGGGTTATCGTTTACAGAGACCTGTATCGAAATGATAACACCGGCCCTGGATAGGGCAGGAATTTCATTAAAAATGTTGTCCAAGAGGTAA
- a CDS encoding Rne/Rng family ribonuclease, whose protein sequence is MGRFNEENIVAELKRIPEEPVYNGPSKEFLNNDALTRAKEQSLIQKIIKAFTRSDKVFREIVISSSPAEKRVALLEDGVLQEFEIEYDDVDNSVGAIFRGRIQNLESGLKAAFVDIGTEKNAFLHYWDALPAADSSVEIVRENAKSKSATITANDIPKLYPIGSEIMVQVIKAQIGTKGPRVTTNIALPGRFVVLMPFSGEYGVSKKIESKAERSRLKEILRKVRIPEGMGLIIRTAGEGKKMRYFVRDIHILLKKWEGIMANMKKNSGPAMIYKEPGLIERTVRDFLTDDIDRVMIDDESDYNEMLDLVGAISSRSKKKIHYFDEGISIFERFNIERQLDQTMMKYVPLHSGGEIVIEEVEALTAIDVNTGAHRNKTDKSDESENKNFIYQVNAEAAKEIARQIRLRNLGGLIIVDFVDMKNPRDKKKLYDLMYELIGKDRERTQILPISHFGLMQISRQRHAQSTARDLRDSCPYCSGRGFIRSSRAISLEIQRRLGSILKRLNHEFKNGSSDRLKQLRIFVHPTVVKYLREHYEKFLIDIERSNNVKLIFRADSAFHAENFRIVDMDSDRELK, encoded by the coding sequence ATGGGTAGGTTTAATGAAGAAAATATAGTAGCCGAATTGAAAAGGATACCCGAGGAGCCAGTTTACAACGGCCCATCAAAGGAATTCCTTAATAACGATGCACTTACAAGGGCGAAAGAACAATCACTGATTCAAAAAATAATAAAAGCTTTTACGCGATCAGATAAGGTTTTTCGCGAAATTGTTATCAGCTCATCCCCGGCGGAAAAACGGGTTGCTTTACTAGAAGACGGTGTGCTGCAAGAGTTTGAGATTGAATACGATGATGTGGATAATTCGGTCGGTGCGATATTTAGAGGCAGGATTCAAAACCTAGAATCAGGCCTGAAGGCAGCTTTTGTGGATATAGGCACAGAGAAAAATGCATTTTTGCACTATTGGGATGCTCTCCCGGCGGCCGATTCGTCGGTGGAAATTGTTCGCGAGAATGCCAAGTCGAAGAGCGCAACCATCACAGCCAACGATATTCCGAAGTTGTATCCGATTGGTTCTGAAATAATGGTCCAGGTCATAAAAGCTCAGATCGGAACAAAGGGACCGCGGGTTACTACGAATATTGCGCTACCGGGTCGTTTCGTAGTGTTGATGCCGTTTAGCGGTGAATACGGCGTCTCGAAAAAAATAGAATCCAAGGCCGAAAGATCGAGATTAAAGGAAATTTTGCGAAAGGTGAGAATTCCCGAAGGCATGGGCCTGATAATCAGAACGGCCGGTGAGGGCAAAAAGATGCGGTATTTTGTAAGAGATATCCACATTTTGCTGAAAAAATGGGAAGGGATTATGGCTAATATGAAGAAAAATTCTGGTCCAGCGATGATCTATAAGGAGCCCGGGCTGATAGAACGTACTGTTCGCGATTTCCTTACAGACGATATAGATAGGGTAATGATAGACGATGAGAGTGATTACAATGAGATGCTGGATTTGGTCGGAGCGATTTCGTCGCGATCCAAGAAAAAAATTCATTATTTTGACGAGGGCATCTCGATCTTCGAAAGATTCAATATCGAGAGACAACTCGACCAGACAATGATGAAATATGTACCGTTACATTCTGGTGGAGAGATTGTTATCGAAGAAGTCGAAGCCCTGACGGCCATTGACGTCAATACCGGAGCTCACCGCAACAAAACCGATAAATCCGATGAATCTGAAAATAAGAATTTTATCTATCAGGTTAATGCCGAAGCTGCTAAAGAAATTGCGAGGCAAATCAGGCTTCGGAATCTCGGCGGTCTGATAATCGTGGATTTTGTCGACATGAAGAATCCGCGGGATAAGAAAAAACTCTATGATCTTATGTATGAGTTGATTGGCAAGGACAGGGAACGGACCCAGATATTGCCGATATCCCATTTTGGATTGATGCAAATATCCAGACAGAGACATGCCCAGAGCACCGCCAGAGACCTGAGAGATTCTTGTCCTTATTGCAGCGGGAGAGGATTCATAAGATCTTCCAGGGCAATCAGTTTGGAGATTCAGCGCAGACTTGGCAGCATTTTGAAACGGCTCAATCACGAATTCAAAAATGGAAGTTCGGATAGATTAAAACAGCTAAGAATATTTGTTCATCCAACTGTGGTTAAATACCTTCGCGAACATTACGAAAAATTTTTAATCGACATCGAACGTAGCAATAATGTAAAATTGATTTTCAGGGCAGATTCTGCTTTTCATGCGGAAAATTTTAGAATAGTCGACATGGACAGTGACCGTGAACTAAAATGA
- the rodA gene encoding rod shape-determining protein RodA produces MKVVYGIKDRFISIVRLFFDKATDRSDYVSPVSMICLMAIGVLAIRSAENGSFVLAKMQIIWIIIGLLVYTFISCVDYNILMRNAHWIYGGCIILLLSLWTPLGARRFGSLRWINVGILLQPSEPAKIGTLIMMASLLARSNVGRVKYSLITLVKAGLILALPTLLIVLQPDLGSSLTFFPMAFSLLFISNLSIRFFISIFCSILFVIALVAADAYSYHIFLDSNKLNPYEAIGKYESRSILPLKDYQRNRIISFVAPDVVDPKGVGISWNLRQSLIAVGSGGLWGKGCGNGTQAKLGYLPRSVASNDFIFSVLAEEYGFMGGLIILILYVVLIGNGFRIASRSRDRFGMLLSVGASVILLVHVLINVGMTIGLMPITGIPLPFISYGGSFMLVCSILQGIVQSVFRFRKSYD; encoded by the coding sequence ATGAAAGTAGTTTACGGGATAAAAGATAGATTCATATCCATCGTCAGGTTGTTTTTTGACAAGGCAACCGATCGATCCGATTATGTGTCACCTGTTTCTATGATATGCCTGATGGCCATCGGTGTATTGGCGATACGTTCCGCCGAAAACGGCAGTTTTGTGCTGGCTAAAATGCAAATTATTTGGATAATCATCGGCCTATTGGTCTACACGTTTATATCCTGCGTGGACTATAACATCCTGATGCGTAATGCTCACTGGATATACGGTGGCTGTATAATACTTTTATTATCCCTATGGACGCCGCTGGGTGCGCGTAGATTTGGTTCGTTGAGATGGATCAATGTTGGTATTTTGCTTCAGCCGTCGGAACCGGCCAAAATAGGGACTCTCATAATGATGGCAAGTTTACTCGCGCGTTCGAACGTCGGCCGGGTGAAATATTCGCTGATAACCCTGGTGAAAGCCGGTCTAATTCTGGCTTTGCCAACGCTGCTGATTGTATTACAACCAGATCTCGGGTCGTCACTTACGTTTTTCCCGATGGCATTTTCGTTGCTATTTATTTCGAACCTTTCGATCAGGTTTTTCATTAGTATCTTTTGCTCCATTTTATTTGTCATTGCACTGGTGGCAGCAGATGCCTATTCTTATCACATCTTCTTGGATAGCAATAAATTAAACCCCTACGAGGCCATTGGTAAGTATGAATCTCGTTCCATTTTGCCATTGAAGGATTATCAAAGGAATCGGATAATTTCGTTTGTTGCACCGGATGTTGTTGATCCTAAAGGTGTTGGCATTAGTTGGAATTTGAGGCAGTCTTTGATTGCCGTGGGATCCGGCGGCCTCTGGGGCAAGGGCTGTGGAAATGGGACCCAGGCAAAACTCGGTTATTTGCCCAGGTCGGTGGCTTCGAATGATTTTATCTTTTCGGTCCTGGCCGAAGAATATGGGTTTATGGGTGGATTGATAATTTTAATTTTGTATGTTGTCTTGATAGGCAATGGCTTTAGGATCGCTTCCAGGTCTCGCGACAGGTTTGGCATGCTATTATCTGTCGGTGCCAGCGTGATCCTGTTGGTCCATGTTTTGATCAACGTGGGCATGACCATTGGCCTGATGCCGATCACCGGAATTCCGCTGCCATTCATAAGCTATGGTGGCTCGTTCATGTTGGTGTGCAGCATATTACAGGGCATCGTGCAAAGCGTTTTTAGGTTTAGAAAGAGTTATGATTAG
- a CDS encoding F0F1 ATP synthase subunit delta, which translates to MQKRTNDALIKNLVALSFDGNHRLSFARARAVITVLSEFIDRKTVLARYFKLLEKAFKDNTLIIEYAGTCDEKEIDKIKCAVDAIKGRKVDLIARENQQLIAGVKILLGDEVYDNSVRMRLNSLR; encoded by the coding sequence ATGCAAAAAAGAACAAATGATGCGTTGATCAAAAATCTCGTTGCTCTGTCTTTTGACGGTAATCATCGGTTGTCGTTTGCCAGGGCCAGGGCTGTTATCACAGTGCTTTCAGAGTTCATCGACAGGAAAACCGTGTTGGCAAGATATTTTAAATTGCTCGAGAAGGCTTTCAAAGACAACACGTTGATAATCGAATATGCCGGTACCTGCGATGAGAAAGAGATAGACAAAATAAAGTGTGCTGTGGACGCGATAAAAGGTCGCAAGGTTGATCTCATTGCCAGGGAAAATCAGCAATTGATAGCTGGCGTCAAAATTTTACTAGGTGACGAAGTTTATGATAATTCAGTTAGAATGCGACTCAATTCTCTAAGGTAA
- the atpF gene encoding F0F1 ATP synthase subunit B, whose protein sequence is MTIGLPVCFASMGADSIFGKFGIDWHLLLIQGVNFLFVTFILYRFAFRPIVKTLDARRAEIEAGLKYASDMKVELENLNSQREKIIGEAKMEASAIMVNAQQQAKDYSAQQQAEVTARLDSMVSRVKAEISAERDAVIEGAKNELKYLVIDVAAKVLEKALSQSDKDNFVNATNGVMQDILYAKKNK, encoded by the coding sequence ATGACGATTGGGTTGCCAGTATGTTTTGCTTCTATGGGCGCAGACTCGATTTTTGGTAAATTTGGCATAGATTGGCATCTGCTATTGATTCAAGGGGTAAATTTTCTGTTTGTTACATTTATTCTTTATCGTTTCGCTTTTCGTCCGATTGTAAAAACCCTGGATGCGCGCCGAGCCGAAATAGAGGCTGGATTGAAGTATGCCAGTGATATGAAAGTGGAATTGGAAAATCTTAACAGTCAGCGCGAGAAGATCATAGGTGAGGCAAAAATGGAAGCTTCGGCAATTATGGTGAATGCCCAGCAGCAGGCCAAAGATTATTCCGCGCAGCAGCAGGCCGAGGTGACTGCCCGGCTAGATTCTATGGTTAGTAGGGTTAAAGCCGAAATCAGTGCCGAGCGGGATGCTGTCATTGAAGGTGCCAAAAATGAGCTGAAATATCTTGTGATTGATGTGGCGGCTAAGGTTTTGGAAAAGGCTCTCTCTCAAAGTGATAAAGATAATTTTGTCAATGCAACCAACGGTGTGATGCAAGACATTTTGTATGCAAAAAAGAACAAATGA
- a CDS encoding ATP synthase F0 subunit C, whose protein sequence is MLVDVVGVIGEISGKGLTGMLGCTAAAIGVAMIGTKAVEAVSRNPGASGKILVQSILGMALAEAVAFYALFFSQK, encoded by the coding sequence ATGCTGGTTGATGTTGTTGGTGTTATAGGTGAAATAAGTGGTAAAGGCTTGACTGGTATGCTTGGCTGTACAGCCGCTGCGATTGGTGTTGCAATGATTGGCACAAAAGCCGTTGAAGCTGTTAGTCGAAATCCTGGTGCTTCGGGTAAAATTTTGGTGCAATCAATCCTTGGAATGGCGCTGGCAGAAGCCGTGGCGTTTTATGCTTTGTTCTTCTCTCAGAAGTAG